Proteins from a genomic interval of Anas platyrhynchos isolate ZD024472 breed Pekin duck chromosome 4, IASCAAS_PekinDuck_T2T, whole genome shotgun sequence:
- the S100P gene encoding protein S100-P: protein MTQLETYLHMETIAIFDKYAKTADNTQTLTKGELKTLLEKELPNFLQTGKNKDATDEVFRNLDENGDSQVDFKEFVIFVAALTCCCHKYFEQKAAK from the exons ATGACACAGCTGGAAACTTACCTTCAC ATGGAAACCATTGCTATCTTTGACAAGTATGCGAAGACAGCAGACAACACACAAACCCTCAccaaaggagaactaaagaccCTCCTGGAAAAAGAACTCCCAAACT ttttgcagacAGGGAAGAACAAGGACGCTACTGATGAAGTCTTCAGGAATCTGGATGAAAACGGTGATTCCCAAGTGGACTTCAAAGAATTTGTCATCTTTGTGGCAGCTCTGACTTGCTGCTGTCATAAATATTTTGAGCAGAAAGCAGCCAAATAG